A single genomic interval of Lynx canadensis isolate LIC74 chromosome A2, mLynCan4.pri.v2, whole genome shotgun sequence harbors:
- the ZNF775 gene encoding zinc finger protein 775, whose amino-acid sequence MEGGLAGASTGDGPVMKIKQEKPEWLLQTLMPQAVLSEKDKENIFQQHRGLPPCQTVGKPRALGGQEEPGGPRWAPPPEQAGGLAGRALSAGEGHFVCLDCGKRFSWWSSLKIHQRTHTGEKPYLCGKCGKSFSQKPNLARHQRHHTGERPFCCPECARRFSQKQHLLKHQKTHARPATHSCPECARCFRHQVGLRIHQRAHARDRPGARAGLQELLRDAAAAAARRDCRLRAGPPRGRPEWAWLGLCQGWWRQAGARAAVAAAGPAEQRQFICNECGKSFTWWSSLNIHQRIHTGERPYPCPECGRRFSQKPNLTRHLRNHTGERPHPCLHCGRSFRQKQHLLKHQRTHLPGAQAARCPSCGQSCPSRAALRAHQRAHAAPAAAPSRPGPAVRSEPQAEAPPGLTAPPRGPQAARGPGGAPWGRARAGLAGPGEPRQFICNECGKSFSWWSALTIHQRIHTGERPYPCPECGRRFSQKPNLTRHRRNHTGERPYLCAACGRGFSQKQHLLKHQRVHRGALAPTPSAEDQAL is encoded by the exons ATGGAGGGTGGCCTGGCTGGTGCGAGCACAG GAGATGGGCCGGTGATGAAGATCAAGCAAGAGAAGCCCGAGTGGCTGCTGCAGACGCTGATGCCGCAGGCCGTGCTCTCCGAGAAGgataaggaaaacattttccaGCAGCATCGGGGCCTCCCGCCGTGCCAGACCGTGGGGAAGCCTCGGGCCCTGGGGGGACAGGAGGAGCCTGGGGGTCCAAGATGGGCCCCTCCCCCTGAGCAGGCCGGGGGGCTGGCGGGCCGGGCTCTCTCTGCCGGCGAGGGTCACTTCGTGTGCCTGGACTGCGGGAAGAGGTTCAGCTGGTGGTCGTCCCTGAAGATCCACCAGCGCACCCACACCGGGGAGAAGCCGTACCTGTGCGGCAAGTGCGGCAAGAGCTTCAGCCAGAAGCCCAACCTGGCGCGCCACCAGCGCCACCACACGGGCGAGCGGCCCTTCTGCTGCCCCGAGTGCGCGAGGCGCTTTAGCCAGAAGCAGCACCTGCTCAAGCACCAGAAGACCCACGCGCGGCCCGCCACCCACTCGTGCCCCGAGTGCGCGCGCTGCTTCCGCCACCAGGTGGGCCTCCGCATCCACCAGCGCGCGCACGCCCGGGACCGCCCGGGCGCCCGCGCGGGGCTGCAGGAGTTGCTGCgggacgccgccgccgccgccgcccgcagGGACTGTCGCCTGCGGGCCGGGCCGCCGCGGGGCCGCCCCGAGTGGGCCTGGCTGGGGCTCTGCCAGGGCTGGTGGCGCCAGGCGGGGGCCCGGGCCGCAGTCGCCGCCGCGGGGCCGGCCGAGCAGCGCCAGTTCATCTGCAACGAGTGCGGCAAGAGCTTCACGTGGTGGTCGTCCCTGAACATCCACCAGCGCATCCACACGGGCGAGCGGCCCTACCCGTGCCCCGAGTGCGGCCGCCGCTTCAGCCAGAAGCCCAACCTGACGCGGCACCTGCGCAACCACACCGGCGAGCGGCCGCACCCCTGCCTGCACTGCGGCCGCAGCTTCCGCCAGAAGCAGCACCTGCTCAAGCACCAGCGCACGCACCTGCCCGGCGCCCAGGCGGCGCGCTGCCCCAGCTGCGGCCAGAGCTGCCCCAGCCGCGCGGCCCTGCGCGCCCACCAGCGCGCGcacgccgcccccgccgccgcgccGTCGCGCCCCGGGCCCGCAGTGCGCAGCGAGCCGCAGGCCGAGGCGCCCCCGGGGCTGACGGCGCCGCCGCGCGGCCCCCAGGCGGCCCGGGGCCCGGGCGGCGCGCCGTGGGGCCGGGCGCGGGCGGGCCTGGCCGGGCCGGGCGAGCCCCGCCAGTTCATCTGCAACGAGTGCGGCAAGAGCTTCTCGTGGTGGTCGGCGCTCACCATCCACCAGCGCATCCACACGGGCGAGCGGCCCTACCCGTGCCCGGAGTGCGGCCGCCGCTTCAGCCAGAAGCCCAACCTGACGCGGCACCGGCGCAACCACACGGGCGAGCGGCCCTACCTGTGCGCCGCGTGCGGCCGCGGCTTCAGCCAGAAGCAGCACCTGCTCAAGCACCAGCGCGTGCACCGGGGGGCCCTGGCGCCCACCCCCAGCGCCGAGGACCAGGCGCTTTAG